One part of the Bacillus spongiae genome encodes these proteins:
- a CDS encoding integrase core domain-containing protein, whose amino-acid sequence DNASMENFFGIMKQEMYHGETLVSYTELKQKIKGYIDYYNNDRIKVKLAGLSPVQYRTQTNLIAV is encoded by the coding sequence TGATAATGCTTCAATGGAGAATTTTTTTGGAATTATGAAACAAGAAATGTATCATGGTGAGACATTAGTTTCTTATACAGAACTGAAACAAAAAATTAAGGGGTACATTGATTACTATAATAATGACAGAATAAAAGTAAAATTGGCTGGCTTAAGTCCAGTACAATACCGAACTCAAACCAACCTAATAGCAGTATAA